A genomic window from Actinomycetota bacterium includes:
- a CDS encoding NAD+ synthase, giving the protein MIRIALGQINSTVGDLDGNVDKMVEWTARATEAGADLVCFPELAVTGYPPEDLVLRPQFVRDNLEALEDLARRTAGGSAVLTGFVDRTERGLHNAAGLLAHGEVVARYHKVRLPNYGVFDEQRYFVPGEAACPVRLGSSALGISVCEDAWWPGPPWEQYARMHAAVIPNINGSPYYRGKSIERLDVVRARARETGAWIVYVNAVGGQDELVFDGGSMVVAPNGDMSWHAAMFEEDLLVVDIEVPEAPPDYPGPSIEGTAKPEPPDPRRPAWPGGVEEVYRALVVGLGDYVRKNGFREVVMGLSGGIDSALVATLAADALGPGCVRALAMPSPYSSAESVEDAVDLAGRLGIRLDEVRIDDVFKAYLGALEELFRDTPEGVAEENLQARIRGNMLMALSNKFGMLVLATGNKSEMAVGYSTLYGDLAGGFAPIKDVPKTLVYELARWRNGRSHPAPIPERVIEKPPSAELRPDQRDTDSLPPYQELDPIIEAYVEEDRSPEEIVAAGANAALVDRVVAMIDRAEYKRRQAPPGVKITPKAFGRDRRLPITNAYGRTRPPEGPAGPVSTREE; this is encoded by the coding sequence GGGCCGACCTGGTCTGCTTCCCCGAGCTGGCGGTCACCGGCTACCCGCCCGAGGACCTGGTGCTGCGGCCCCAGTTCGTGCGGGACAACCTGGAGGCGCTGGAGGACCTGGCTCGCCGAACGGCCGGCGGCTCCGCGGTCCTGACGGGGTTCGTGGACCGGACGGAGCGAGGCCTGCACAACGCGGCGGGGCTCCTGGCCCACGGCGAGGTGGTGGCCCGCTACCACAAGGTGCGGCTGCCGAACTACGGGGTGTTCGACGAGCAGCGCTACTTCGTGCCGGGGGAGGCGGCGTGCCCGGTGCGGCTGGGCTCCTCGGCCCTCGGCATCTCCGTCTGCGAGGACGCCTGGTGGCCGGGTCCACCGTGGGAGCAGTACGCGCGGATGCACGCGGCGGTGATCCCCAACATCAACGGGTCTCCCTACTACCGGGGGAAGAGCATCGAGCGCCTGGACGTGGTGCGGGCCCGGGCAAGGGAGACCGGCGCCTGGATCGTCTACGTGAACGCGGTGGGCGGGCAGGACGAGCTGGTCTTCGACGGCGGCTCGATGGTCGTTGCTCCGAATGGAGATATGAGCTGGCACGCGGCCATGTTCGAGGAGGACCTCCTGGTGGTGGACATCGAGGTGCCGGAGGCTCCCCCGGACTACCCGGGCCCGTCCATCGAGGGCACCGCGAAGCCCGAGCCGCCGGACCCCCGGCGCCCCGCGTGGCCGGGAGGTGTCGAGGAGGTCTATCGCGCCCTGGTGGTGGGGCTGGGCGACTACGTCCGCAAGAACGGGTTCCGCGAGGTGGTGATGGGGTTGTCGGGTGGCATCGACTCGGCCCTGGTGGCCACGCTCGCGGCCGACGCGCTGGGGCCGGGGTGCGTCCGGGCCCTGGCCATGCCCTCGCCGTACTCCTCGGCCGAGAGCGTGGAGGACGCCGTCGACCTGGCCGGCCGCCTGGGCATCCGGCTGGACGAGGTCCGCATCGACGACGTGTTCAAGGCGTACCTGGGTGCGCTGGAGGAGCTGTTCCGGGACACGCCGGAAGGGGTCGCGGAGGAGAACCTCCAGGCCCGCATCCGCGGGAACATGCTGATGGCGCTGTCCAACAAGTTCGGGATGCTGGTGCTGGCCACCGGAAACAAGAGCGAGATGGCCGTGGGGTATTCCACGCTGTACGGCGACCTCGCGGGCGGCTTCGCGCCGATCAAGGACGTCCCCAAGACCCTGGTGTACGAGCTGGCCCGGTGGCGAAACGGCCGGTCCCATCCCGCTCCCATCCCCGAGCGCGTGATCGAGAAGCCCCCGTCGGCGGAGCTCCGGCCGGACCAGCGGGATACCGACTCCCTTCCTCCCTACCAGGAGCTCGACCCCATCATCGAGGCGTACGTGGAGGAGGATCGCTCGCCGGAGGAGATCGTGGCGGCGGGAGCGAACGCGGCACTGGTGGACCGGGTGGTGGCGATGATCGACCGGGCCGAGTACAAGCGCCGGCAGGCTCCGCCGGGGGTCAAGATCACGCCGAAGGCGTTCGGACGGGACCGCCGGCTTCCCATCACGAACGCCTACGGGAGGACCCGTCCCCCCGAGGGGCCCGCCGGCCCGGTCTCCACGCGAGAGGAGTAG
- a CDS encoding SIMPL domain-containing protein (The SIMPL domain is named for its presence in mouse protein SIMPL (signalling molecule that associates with mouse pelle-like kinase). Bacterial member BP26, from Brucella, was shown to assemble into a channel-like structure, while YggE from E. coli has been associated with resistance to oxidative stress.), with translation MKARIGIAVGIAAVAITLAAVVPSLASPARPTAPATSSTAPAIGAVGTGSVPASSYGTARPSGGSQVRVLPGIPSIACPAVYAPCPPPVGVPGGANTVTVTGTGTVTSQPDEAVLGLGVRTQASDAADALKENATRMTAVMKALQDLGIKSDDITTTSVTLNPNYSNDGSSITSYVAENDISVTLHDLSLVGTAIDTAVAAGANVENGITFQMSDANSGLTDALKQAVADARSQAAALADAAGAKLGGVVSITEGGAQSPIPYAFGPEAGAATTPVNPGPVQLQVSVTVVWALQ, from the coding sequence ATGAAGGCTCGAATCGGAATCGCGGTTGGCATCGCGGCCGTGGCGATCACCCTCGCCGCGGTCGTTCCATCACTGGCCTCCCCGGCGCGGCCCACGGCGCCGGCGACCTCCAGCACCGCACCGGCCATCGGTGCGGTCGGCACCGGCAGTGTCCCCGCCTCTTCCTACGGGACGGCCCGGCCGTCCGGAGGGAGCCAGGTCCGGGTCCTTCCCGGCATCCCGTCCATCGCCTGCCCCGCCGTGTACGCTCCGTGCCCCCCGCCGGTCGGCGTGCCGGGCGGCGCGAACACGGTCACGGTGACCGGCACCGGGACGGTGACGTCCCAGCCCGACGAGGCCGTGCTCGGCCTGGGAGTTCGCACGCAGGCCTCCGACGCGGCCGACGCACTCAAGGAGAACGCGACCCGCATGACCGCGGTGATGAAGGCGCTCCAGGACCTGGGGATCAAGTCCGACGACATCACGACGACGTCGGTGACGCTCAACCCCAACTACTCGAACGACGGGTCCTCCATCACCTCCTACGTCGCGGAGAACGACATCTCGGTCACGCTCCACGACCTGTCCCTGGTGGGGACCGCCATCGACACCGCGGTCGCCGCGGGGGCGAACGTGGAGAACGGCATCACCTTCCAGATGTCCGACGCGAACAGCGGGCTCACCGACGCGCTGAAGCAGGCGGTGGCGGACGCACGGTCCCAGGCCGCAGCGCTGGCCGACGCCGCCGGGGCCAAGCTCGGCGGCGTGGTCTCCATCACGGAGGGCGGCGCCCAGTCCCCGATCCCGTACGCCTTCGGCCCCGAGGCCGGCGCCGCCACGACGCCGGTCAACCCCGGACCGGTGCAGCTCCAGGTGTCCGTGACGGTGGTCTGGGCCCTCCAGTAG